One window from the genome of Faecalibacterium sp. HTF-F encodes:
- a CDS encoding biotin/lipoyl-containing protein, translated as MKYYNITVNGVAYSVSVEETAAGAAPVAAAAPAAPAAPKAAPAPAAAPKAAAGAAGAVAVKAPMPGNILDVKVKAGASVKAGDVLVILEAMKMENEIVAPQDGTVASINVNKGDTVNSGDVLVSMN; from the coding sequence ATGAAGTACTACAATATTACCGTCAATGGCGTTGCTTACAGCGTCTCCGTGGAGGAGACTGCCGCTGGTGCTGCTCCCGTTGCTGCTGCAGCTCCTGCCGCACCCGCTGCTCCTAAGGCTGCTCCGGCTCCCGCCGCTGCACCCAAGGCTGCCGCAGGCGCTGCCGGTGCTGTTGCCGTCAAGGCTCCCATGCCCGGCAACATTCTGGATGTCAAGGTCAAGGCCGGTGCATCCGTCAAGGCCGGCGATGTGCTGGTGATCCTGGAGGCTATGAAGATGGAGAACGAGATCGTTGCTCCGCAGGACGGCACTGTGGCTTCCATCAACGTCAACAAGGGCGACACCGTCAACTCCGGTGACGTTCTGGTTTCCATGAACTAA
- a CDS encoding carboxyl transferase domain-containing protein: MASKINKGEILAKFFDDGEYTALFADGAVSAACGYAAGQQAYAVYQNGEAVTVKDVEKNIKVLEMAAQTGCPVVTFYNSVGAKLAEGLDVLTASAKLNAQIAKVSGVIPQVAVVLGVCGGTSALSAANADVCIMAEGAELFFTAPFTSAAKGDKVADAGTAAAAAKAGVAAIVESTAAEAAEKAAHIVGLLPANNLTGPAIFEFEQPTAVLAAGAEPAKAAAAVVDKDSAVELYAGFGKSVYTAFATVGGNAVGVVATGKNLCHNCVAKASRFVRLCDAFSVPVITIVDTEGFVPSATDDIAGGIREAARLAATYADATTAKVAVLAGKAVGPVYTALAAADLRIAVTGCTVSALEPSAAVSVLYKEEIDASDNIIAATNAKAAAYTAEVCSAANAVACGAADLTCDAANVRASVVAALELLSTKRAARLPKKHGNMAL, from the coding sequence ATGGCTTCAAAGATCAATAAGGGAGAAATCCTCGCCAAGTTTTTCGATGACGGGGAATACACTGCGCTGTTTGCTGATGGTGCAGTGAGCGCTGCCTGCGGCTATGCTGCAGGTCAGCAGGCTTACGCTGTTTATCAGAATGGCGAAGCTGTTACCGTAAAGGATGTTGAAAAGAACATCAAGGTTCTGGAAATGGCAGCACAGACTGGCTGCCCGGTCGTCACCTTCTACAACTCCGTTGGCGCAAAGCTGGCTGAGGGTCTGGACGTGCTGACCGCCAGTGCAAAGCTGAATGCGCAGATCGCAAAGGTTTCCGGCGTGATCCCGCAGGTGGCTGTTGTTCTGGGTGTCTGCGGCGGCACCAGCGCACTGAGCGCAGCCAATGCAGATGTCTGCATCATGGCTGAGGGCGCAGAGCTGTTCTTCACCGCTCCGTTCACCTCTGCCGCCAAGGGCGACAAGGTGGCCGATGCCGGTACCGCCGCCGCCGCTGCAAAGGCTGGCGTGGCTGCTATCGTGGAGTCCACTGCTGCGGAAGCTGCCGAGAAGGCTGCTCACATCGTGGGCCTGCTGCCGGCCAACAACCTGACCGGCCCTGCGATCTTTGAGTTCGAGCAGCCCACTGCTGTTCTGGCTGCTGGTGCAGAGCCTGCAAAGGCTGCTGCCGCTGTGGTCGATAAGGACAGCGCCGTGGAGCTGTATGCAGGCTTTGGCAAGTCTGTCTATACCGCATTTGCAACCGTGGGCGGCAACGCTGTGGGTGTTGTGGCCACCGGCAAGAACCTGTGCCACAACTGCGTAGCCAAGGCTTCCCGTTTTGTGCGCCTGTGCGATGCTTTCAGCGTGCCGGTGATCACCATTGTGGATACCGAGGGCTTCGTGCCCAGCGCTACCGATGACATTGCAGGCGGCATCCGCGAGGCTGCCCGTCTGGCTGCCACCTATGCCGACGCTACCACTGCAAAGGTGGCTGTGCTGGCAGGCAAGGCTGTGGGCCCTGTCTACACCGCACTGGCCGCTGCTGATCTGCGCATTGCTGTGACCGGCTGCACTGTCAGCGCGCTGGAACCCAGTGCTGCTGTCAGCGTACTGTACAAGGAAGAGATCGATGCTTCCGACAACATCATTGCAGCCACCAACGCAAAGGCTGCTGCCTACACCGCTGAGGTGTGCAGCGCAGCAAATGCGGTTGCCTGCGGTGCTGCTGACCTGACCTGCGATGCAGCGAATGTCCGTGCAAGCGTGGTTGCTGCACTGGAGCTGCTGAGCACCAAGCGTGCTGCCCGCCTGCCCAAGAAGCACGGCAACATGGCCCTGTAA
- a CDS encoding glycerophosphodiester phosphodiesterase — protein sequence MKDLFISFRTANQTYSVLRRSVFSLMHRAEAALFSILILCKLATNLLFVSLMQQVWSLTLRFAPMHYLSNSNASDIFTSPAIIGCIVLIAVLTAFWSLFECSVLLHGLDLARKGESIRLPALLCTSLLDACHAFLPQNWLILVYSATLIPFTNFFLAVNYITQLAVPEYIMGVIRANSRYHLLYLALCAALLVLLISWVLVLPLFLLEHKSLWQSVRESVGYVRTRILRTFLLLLRWNVSALLRSLLLTAAVALPLYGIIIGIGMQSTQAMFALSRAALTIELPFFQFLIDCTITLAQCTVITALYDRLRDNLPFEAEADPDRRPCRSNGRLLLTAAIAGATLLTFVLAACYFVLPEDDALRSMLGGTVPIVTAHRGYSAAAPENTLPAFQLAIDHGCERAELDVQMTKDGIVMVTHDANLRRCAGRNENIYDLTYDEVRRLDAGRWFGQKYTGTRIPTLEEVLEQCRGRIQLNIEIKPNAATPELEAETVRIIYEKGFEHDCVITSQSYDTLCKVKELAPEIQTGYILALGVGSYYDLPAADFFSVESTFITPGMVQQIHLRGKTISAWTVNRQEDASDLLSLGVDDIITDKPEMVQQLMNADADLDNDLLFIRDTIRSLIGRFDAGDEPTPEEEVIEEAIEDPEELLDAA from the coding sequence TTGAAAGATCTGTTCATTTCGTTCCGCACTGCAAATCAGACCTATTCTGTCCTGCGGCGCTCCGTCTTTTCCCTGATGCACCGCGCCGAAGCTGCACTTTTCTCCATTCTCATCCTCTGCAAGCTTGCCACAAACCTGTTGTTCGTTTCCCTGATGCAGCAGGTCTGGTCCCTGACGCTGCGGTTCGCTCCCATGCACTATTTGAGCAACAGCAATGCTTCGGATATTTTTACCTCCCCTGCCATTATCGGCTGTATCGTTCTCATCGCCGTTCTGACGGCCTTCTGGTCGCTGTTTGAATGTTCCGTCCTGCTGCATGGACTGGACCTTGCCCGCAAGGGCGAGAGCATCCGCCTGCCTGCACTGCTGTGCACCTCCCTGCTGGACGCCTGTCATGCCTTTCTACCGCAGAACTGGCTCATTCTGGTCTACAGCGCCACGCTGATCCCTTTCACCAATTTTTTCCTTGCCGTGAATTATATCACTCAGCTTGCAGTGCCGGAATATATCATGGGCGTCATTCGTGCCAACAGCCGGTATCACCTGCTTTATCTGGCCCTCTGCGCCGCACTTCTGGTTCTCCTGATCAGCTGGGTCCTGGTGCTGCCGCTGTTCCTTCTGGAGCACAAAAGCCTGTGGCAATCGGTTCGTGAAAGCGTCGGCTATGTCCGCACGCGCATTCTTCGCACATTTCTTCTGCTGCTGCGGTGGAATGTTTCGGCCCTGCTGCGTTCTCTGCTGCTGACTGCAGCCGTCGCGCTGCCGCTGTACGGCATTATCATCGGCATCGGGATGCAGAGCACGCAGGCCATGTTTGCACTGTCCCGTGCCGCGCTGACCATTGAGCTTCCCTTCTTCCAGTTTCTCATCGACTGCACCATCACCCTTGCACAGTGCACGGTTATTACCGCGCTCTATGACCGCCTGCGGGATAACTTACCGTTTGAAGCGGAGGCAGACCCGGACCGCAGACCCTGCCGCTCCAATGGCAGGTTGCTTCTGACCGCCGCCATTGCCGGTGCCACTTTGCTCACCTTCGTGCTTGCCGCCTGCTACTTTGTTCTGCCGGAGGACGATGCGCTGCGCTCCATGCTGGGCGGCACTGTGCCGATCGTTACGGCACACCGCGGCTATTCCGCCGCCGCACCGGAAAACACCCTGCCCGCCTTCCAGCTTGCCATTGACCACGGCTGTGAGCGCGCTGAGCTGGACGTCCAGATGACAAAGGACGGTATTGTGATGGTGACGCACGACGCCAACCTGCGCCGCTGTGCCGGCCGGAACGAAAACATTTATGACCTGACTTATGATGAAGTGCGGAGACTGGACGCCGGGCGCTGGTTCGGCCAGAAATACACCGGCACCCGGATCCCCACGCTGGAAGAAGTTCTGGAGCAATGCAGGGGCAGGATCCAGCTGAACATTGAGATAAAGCCCAATGCGGCCACACCTGAGCTGGAGGCAGAGACCGTCCGGATCATCTATGAAAAGGGCTTTGAGCATGACTGCGTGATCACCTCGCAAAGCTACGATACCCTTTGCAAGGTCAAGGAGCTTGCCCCGGAGATCCAGACCGGCTATATCCTTGCTTTGGGCGTGGGCAGCTATTACGACCTGCCCGCCGCAGACTTTTTCAGCGTGGAGTCCACCTTCATCACCCCCGGCATGGTCCAGCAGATCCACCTGCGCGGCAAAACCATCTCTGCATGGACGGTCAACCGTCAGGAAGACGCCAGCGATCTGCTGAGCCTTGGCGTAGACGACATTATCACGGACAAACCCGAAATGGTCCAGCAGCTGATGAATGCCGATGCCGATCTGGACAACGATCTGCTCTTTATCCGTGACACGATCCGCAGCCTGATCGGACGGTTCGACGCTGGGGACGAGCCCACACCGGAGGAAGAGGTGATCGAGGAAGCGATCGAAGACCCCGAAGAGCTGCTGGATGCGGCATGA